The Tolypothrix sp. NIES-4075 DNA window CAAGCCAAAATGCTGACCATTTTCGCCTTCCCGACCGCGCAAAAATTCACCTAATTCTTTTGGCAACTGTGAAGCCAAATCCTTACCTTCATCACCCACAATGCGTTCTCGAATAGTTTCCAACGTAGCGCGAGTAGCACGTTCTGCCTCTTCACGAGAATCTAATTGAGCAACGCTTTGGACATGTTTAATAAACTGATCGTATTTCACTTTCTTCCTCCACTTCTAAAAAATAATCAATGCTTTTTGGAGTTTTTAATTCTTCAATATATTTGCTTACCCTTCGCAATTCTCAGGTAAAAAGCTCGGTTTCATTTTGTCAAAAAATCGAATTTTATTTAATAATTCTTTAATTTTAAATGACTAGAGCATGAATTCACATTTTTAATAGTATGCAGCAATAGTTATCTTCTCTTCACTCCAAAGGGATAGATTTTTTTCCATCTCAAGTAATACATCCCTAGGGAGACAAGCCAGATGAGGGAAAGCGTTATTTTGGAGATGCAGAAATATTTATAATTATGGCGGATCAACAACAAGTAGATTTAGAAGCTCAACTCAACCGTGTAGATACAGATAAGGAACTTGAATCCAAAGATAATTTACCAGAAGAAATTTCCGACCTACCACAGGAAATTACTGAATCCTATGGTACTGGTGTCAAAGAATCACCAGGCTACAATCTCGGCGGACGAGAAATGAAAGAGGAGTTGGATGAGTATGCAACATATGCCAGTCCAGAATTAACTGGAGGTGATGTTGATGCCGGTTGGCAACAAGCAGCAATGGTAGGTGATGAAGCTGTTGGCGGTACTGTTTCCACTCCCGATCAAGATATTGTTGATGAAATTGGTGCTGCTGTAGGAATAGAAATGGATGATGCCGCGTTTCTACGGACAAGCGAAATGTTAGAACAGCGCGACGACAGTCGCTGGGAGTTAGATCCCAAGTCTTCTGAAGATTATGGAGACAGGAGGGAGTAGGGAGACAAGGGGACAAGGGGGAAAGGGAAAAGGGGAAAGGGAAAAGGAATAAAAAGCTTTTTCCATTACCCATTACCCATTACCCATTACCCATGCCCCATCCCCCACTCCTACTTAAGTGTCTGAGTTTCTTTATTTTCTAATCCTTCTTTAGAGTGATCGAGCCGCAATTCACCTTTGGGTGCAAAGCGCATCCACAATGGAGTTTCTGAACCGGCAGATCCTTTGGCAACGGTGACGCCACCATCAGCTAGCCAGAGTGCGCCGGTGACGTAGCTGGCTTCGTCGGAAGCGATGAAGGCGTATACATTTGCCATTTCTTCTGGTGTACCGCGTCGCGCTAATGGTGTACCTTCAATCAGGGATTTTTCCATCTTTGCGTCCATTGGACCGGTTTCTTTGTGCGTCCATGCAGTATCAATTGCACCGGGACAGACGCAATTAGCACGGATACCGTGTTTGGCTTGTTCGACGGCTACACCTTGCATGAATGAATGCATCCAGCCTTTGGTACCGCCGTATGTTGTGTTGTATGCTAAACCATTGAAGCCTGCTTCTGAACCCGCTGAGACGATGTTTCCTCGCGTTTTTTGAAGGTGGGGAAGTGAGAATTTTGTCATCAAAAACGCTGAACGAAGATTCATGCGAATTGTGTCATCAAATACATCAATGGGGTAATCTTCTGTTTCGGCTGTAGCCAGAAAAACTCCAGCGTTGTTGATTAAGATATCTAACTTGCCGTAAGCATTGATTGCAGTTTGCACGCAATTTTTAGCGTGAAACTCTTGGGAAACGTCTCCCGCGTAGGCGATCGCTTTGCCGCCATAATGTTTAATCGACTGCACCACGTCTTCAATCGGATCGCTTGGTAATCCGTTGACAACTACTGATGCACCTTCTTTAGCAAATTTGTGAGCGATCGCTTCTCCAATACCAGCACCAGCACCAGTAACTATCGCAACCTTACCCTCTAAACGTCTATCCATCGATATACCTCCTAAAACTAGGGAATGGGGCATTGGTAATTGGGAATGGGGAATTGGTAATAGGGAATAGGGAATTGGTAATAGGGAATAGGGAATAGGGAATTGGTAATAGGGAATAGGGAATAGGGAATTGGTAATAGTGATATGCGTTTTTTCCCATTACCCATTACCCATTATCCATTACCCATTACCCATTACCCATTCCCCACTCCCCACTCCCAATTATTCTTCTCTTTGATTTAGATACATCTGTCTTCAGTAGGGTTAAACCCTCGATGTACCTTTGATAGGGTTGCAATAGCAATCATTTAATCGCAATCGGAGTTTGTTATGACATTTACCCAAACCAACGATCCAACAATTCGCGAACATGTTCAAGCATGGCAAGCGTTAGACGTAGACGATCAGCTTGCTT harbors:
- a CDS encoding DUF2267 domain-containing protein — translated: MKYDQFIKHVQSVAQLDSREEAERATRATLETIRERIVGDEGKDLASQLPKELGEFLRGREGENGQHFGLEEFIKMVSEKENVEPTAAAMHVRAVFTVLQSAVTPGEFADLQANFSPDYAEIFPAGSTVVSQ
- a CDS encoding DUF6335 family protein; translation: MADQQQVDLEAQLNRVDTDKELESKDNLPEEISDLPQEITESYGTGVKESPGYNLGGREMKEELDEYATYASPELTGGDVDAGWQQAAMVGDEAVGGTVSTPDQDIVDEIGAAVGIEMDDAAFLRTSEMLEQRDDSRWELDPKSSEDYGDRRE
- a CDS encoding SDR family NAD(P)-dependent oxidoreductase; protein product: MDRRLEGKVAIVTGAGAGIGEAIAHKFAKEGASVVVNGLPSDPIEDVVQSIKHYGGKAIAYAGDVSQEFHAKNCVQTAINAYGKLDILINNAGVFLATAETEDYPIDVFDDTIRMNLRSAFLMTKFSLPHLQKTRGNIVSAGSEAGFNGLAYNTTYGGTKGWMHSFMQGVAVEQAKHGIRANCVCPGAIDTAWTHKETGPMDAKMEKSLIEGTPLARRGTPEEMANVYAFIASDEASYVTGALWLADGGVTVAKGSAGSETPLWMRFAPKGELRLDHSKEGLENKETQTLK